The following are encoded together in the Nitrospirota bacterium genome:
- the gspG gene encoding type II secretion system major pseudopilin GspG — MENSKSKKSVYRSSFTHYGFTLIEIMIVIFILSILAAIIAPKLIGRTDDARVAEARIQIKNFETALKLFKMDNGFYPSTEQGLTALITKPETGQIPMNYKEGGYLEKKKLPLDSWGNPYVYISPGTQGDYDIISYGADGASGGEKYDADITNWDL, encoded by the coding sequence AAAAATCTGTTTATCGTTCATCCTTTACGCATTACGGCTTCACCCTCATTGAGATAATGATAGTAATCTTCATTCTTAGCATCCTTGCCGCCATTATAGCGCCTAAGCTTATCGGTAGGACTGATGACGCAAGGGTTGCGGAGGCAAGGATTCAGATAAAAAACTTTGAAACTGCGCTGAAGCTTTTTAAGATGGACAACGGCTTTTACCCTTCTACCGAGCAGGGGCTTACGGCTTTAATCACAAAACCTGAAACAGGGCAGATACCCATGAATTATAAAGAGGGCGGTTATCTGGAGAAAAAAAAACTGCCGTTAGATTCGTGGGGCAATCCTTATGTATACATATCCCCCGGTACTCAGGGTGATTACGATATCATCTCTTACGGCGCTGACGGCGCTTCGGGCGGCGAAAAATACGATGCAGACATTACAAACTGGGACCTGTAA